Proteins encoded together in one Streptomyces sp. B1I3 window:
- a CDS encoding DNA translocase FtsK, which produces MASRTSGKGSQGTAGTAKRAGRTQGPAKNAAPARKTAAKKTAPARKATARKAVAKKAPPRPAPSPTAGVYRLVRAVWLGTAHGVGALFRSIGRGAKGLDPAHRKDGLALLLLGLALIVAAGTWSHLQGPVGDLVEMLVTGAFGRLDLLLPILLGAVAVRLILYPEKPEANGRIVIGLSALVVGVLGQVHIACGSPGREDGTDAMQDAGGLIGWAASKPLIFAMGEVLAVPLLLLLTVFGLLVVTATPVNAIPQRLRQLGVRLGVLAPVHVPGEYEESDDERYDEQWREALPEPTRRAPGRRPAPDGAYGPDQAEGEALAKRRRPRRTSAQPAMNRSMDAVDVAAAAAAALDGAVLNGMPPSPVVADLTQGVFTDRDGERTATPVPGARSAETRPAPRSGAGQDVSPSGAVPDLTKPVPERSGALPSRAEQLRLAGDITYSLPSLDLLERGGPGKTRSAANDAVVASLTTVFTEFKVDAAVTGFTRGPTVTRYEVELGPAVKVERITALTKNIAYAVASPDVRIISPIPGKSAVGIEIPNSDREMVNLGDVLRLADAAEDDHPMLVALGKNVEGGYEMANLAHMPHVLVAGATGSGKSSCINCLITSIMVRATPEDVRMVLVDPKRVELTAYEGIPHLITPIITNPKKAAEALQWVVREMDLRYDDLAAYGYRHIDDFNHAVRNGKAKAPEGSERELSPYPYLLVIVDELADLMMVAPRDVEDSIVRITQLARAAGIHLVLATQRPSVDVVTGLIKANVPSRLAFATSSLADSRVILDQPGAEKLIGKGDGLFLPMGANKPTRMQGAFVTEDEVAAVVQHCKDQMTPVFRDDVVVGTKQKKEIDEDIGDDLDLLCQAAELVVSTQFGSTSMLQRKLRVGFAKAGRLMDLMESRNIVGPSEGSKARDVLVKADELDGVLAVIRGETAS; this is translated from the coding sequence ATGGCCTCACGTACGTCCGGCAAGGGTTCCCAGGGCACGGCGGGCACCGCGAAGCGTGCCGGTCGTACCCAAGGGCCGGCGAAGAACGCCGCGCCCGCCAGGAAGACCGCCGCGAAGAAGACCGCGCCCGCCAGGAAGGCCACCGCCAGGAAGGCGGTGGCCAAGAAGGCGCCGCCCCGACCTGCGCCGTCCCCCACCGCGGGTGTGTACCGCCTCGTCCGTGCCGTGTGGCTCGGTACGGCCCACGGCGTCGGCGCGCTCTTCCGCTCCATAGGGCGGGGCGCGAAGGGCCTCGACCCGGCGCACCGCAAGGACGGCCTCGCGCTCCTGCTCCTCGGTCTCGCGCTGATCGTGGCGGCCGGCACGTGGTCGCACCTCCAGGGCCCGGTGGGCGACCTGGTCGAAATGCTCGTCACCGGGGCGTTCGGCCGGCTCGACCTGCTCCTGCCGATACTGCTGGGCGCCGTCGCGGTGCGGCTGATCCTCTATCCGGAGAAGCCCGAGGCCAACGGCCGTATCGTCATCGGGCTCTCCGCCCTCGTCGTCGGGGTGCTGGGCCAGGTCCACATCGCCTGCGGATCGCCGGGGCGCGAGGACGGGACCGACGCGATGCAGGACGCGGGCGGTCTGATCGGCTGGGCCGCCTCCAAGCCGCTCATCTTCGCGATGGGCGAGGTCCTCGCCGTGCCGCTCCTTCTGCTGCTGACCGTCTTCGGCCTCCTGGTCGTCACCGCGACCCCGGTCAACGCCATTCCCCAGAGGCTGCGGCAGCTCGGTGTCCGGCTCGGCGTCCTCGCCCCGGTACACGTACCGGGGGAGTACGAGGAGAGCGACGACGAGCGGTACGACGAGCAGTGGCGCGAGGCGCTTCCCGAGCCCACGCGCCGAGCACCGGGCCGTCGCCCGGCGCCCGACGGCGCGTACGGCCCGGATCAGGCCGAGGGGGAGGCCCTGGCCAAGCGGCGCCGTCCGCGGCGGACCTCGGCCCAGCCCGCGATGAACCGTTCGATGGACGCCGTGGACGTGGCGGCGGCCGCCGCCGCCGCGCTCGACGGTGCGGTGCTCAACGGCATGCCGCCCTCGCCGGTGGTCGCCGACCTGACGCAGGGCGTCTTCACCGACCGGGACGGCGAGCGGACGGCCACCCCGGTGCCCGGGGCCAGGTCGGCCGAGACGAGGCCCGCGCCCAGGAGCGGCGCGGGGCAGGACGTGTCGCCCTCCGGCGCCGTGCCCGATCTGACCAAACCCGTCCCCGAGCGTTCCGGGGCGCTGCCCTCCCGGGCCGAGCAGCTCCGGCTCGCCGGCGACATCACCTACTCCCTGCCCTCGCTCGACCTGCTGGAGCGTGGCGGCCCGGGCAAGACGCGCAGCGCCGCCAACGACGCGGTCGTCGCCTCGCTGACCACGGTCTTCACCGAGTTCAAGGTCGATGCGGCCGTCACCGGCTTCACCCGCGGCCCGACGGTCACCCGGTACGAGGTGGAACTCGGTCCGGCCGTCAAGGTCGAGCGCATCACCGCCCTGACCAAGAACATCGCCTACGCCGTCGCCAGCCCGGACGTCCGGATCATCTCCCCCATCCCGGGCAAGTCCGCGGTCGGCATCGAGATCCCCAACTCGGACCGGGAGATGGTCAACCTCGGTGACGTGCTGCGCCTCGCGGACGCGGCAGAGGACGACCACCCGATGCTGGTGGCGCTCGGCAAGAACGTCGAAGGCGGCTACGAGATGGCCAACCTCGCGCACATGCCGCACGTGCTGGTGGCCGGCGCGACCGGTTCCGGCAAGTCGTCCTGCATCAACTGCCTGATCACCTCGATCATGGTGCGGGCGACCCCCGAGGACGTCCGGATGGTGCTCGTCGACCCCAAGCGGGTCGAGCTCACCGCCTACGAAGGCATTCCGCACCTCATCACGCCCATCATCACCAACCCGAAGAAGGCCGCCGAGGCGCTGCAGTGGGTGGTGCGGGAGATGGACCTGCGCTACGACGACCTCGCGGCGTACGGATACCGGCACATCGACGACTTCAACCACGCGGTGCGCAACGGCAAGGCCAAGGCACCCGAGGGCAGCGAGCGGGAGCTGTCCCCGTATCCCTACCTGCTCGTCATCGTCGACGAGCTGGCGGACCTGATGATGGTCGCCCCGCGCGACGTCGAGGACTCCATCGTCCGCATCACCCAGCTGGCGCGCGCGGCCGGGATCCACCTGGTCCTCGCCACTCAGCGCCCCTCGGTCGACGTGGTGACCGGTCTGATCAAGGCCAATGTGCCCTCCCGGCTGGCCTTCGCGACCTCGTCACTGGCTGACAGCCGGGTCATCCTCGATCAGCCGGGTGCCGAGAAGCTCATCGGAAAGGGTGACGGACTGTTCCTGCCGATGGGGGCGAACAAGCCCACCCGTATGCAGGGAGCCTTCGTCACCGAGGACGAGGTCGCGGCAGTCGTCCAGCACTGCAAGGATCAGATGACGCCGGTGTTCCGTGACGACGTGGTGGTCGGCACGAAGCAGAAGAAGGAGATCGACGAGGACATCGGTGACGACCTCGATCTCCTCTGCCAGGCGGCCGAGCTGGTCGTCTCCACGCAGTTCGGCTCCACGTCGATGCTCCAGCGCAAGCTCCGCGTGGGCTTCGCGAAGGCCGGCCGCCTCATGGACCTGATGGAATCGCGCAACATCGTGGGCCCCAGCGAGGGTTCGAAAGCGCGCGACGTCCTGGTCAAGGCGGACGAACTCGACGGGGTGCTGGCCGTCATCCGTGGGGAAACCGCTTCGTAA
- a CDS encoding two-component system response regulator: protein MVQKAKILLVDDRPENLLALEAILSALDQTLVRASSGEEALKALLTDDFAVILLDVQMPGMDGFETAAHIKRRERTRDIPIIFLTAINHGPHHTFRGYAAGAVDYISKPFDPWVLRAKVSVFVELYMKNCQLREQAALLRLQLEGGTHPGVVEKEPAGLLAELSARLAAVEEQAEALSKQLDDESADAAAVATAAHLERKLTGLRRALDALEPGTGGSASALPSQH, encoded by the coding sequence ATGGTGCAGAAGGCCAAGATCCTCCTGGTCGATGACCGGCCGGAGAATCTGCTGGCGCTGGAGGCCATCCTCTCCGCGCTGGATCAGACACTGGTACGGGCATCGTCAGGGGAGGAAGCGCTCAAAGCGCTGCTCACAGACGATTTCGCAGTCATTCTGCTGGATGTCCAGATGCCTGGGATGGATGGGTTCGAGACGGCTGCGCACATCAAGCGGCGTGAGCGGACCCGCGACATTCCGATCATCTTCCTCACAGCGATCAACCACGGTCCGCATCACACCTTCCGTGGGTACGCGGCGGGTGCGGTGGACTACATCTCGAAGCCGTTCGACCCCTGGGTGCTGCGTGCCAAGGTCTCGGTCTTCGTCGAGCTGTACATGAAGAACTGCCAGCTCCGGGAGCAGGCCGCGCTGCTGCGGCTGCAACTCGAGGGTGGCACGCACCCGGGCGTCGTGGAGAAGGAGCCGGCCGGGCTGCTCGCGGAGCTCTCCGCGCGCCTCGCCGCGGTCGAGGAGCAGGCGGAGGCGCTCTCCAAGCAACTGGACGACGAATCGGCGGACGCCGCGGCCGTCGCCACCGCCGCTCACCTCGAGCGCAAGCTCACCGGGCTGCGCCGCGCACTCGACGCCCTGGAGCCCGGGACGGGCGGATCGGCGTCGGCTCTGCCCTCGCAGCACTGA
- a CDS encoding HAMP domain-containing protein — MRKQRNGTIDVDAAALNRLLAALVAMRDGNFRRRLTVSGDGVLTEIAAVFNEVADRNLHLTGELARVRRMVGREGKLTERLETGACEGSWAAAIDASNELVDDLSRPVSEVGRVLSAVADGDLEQRMELRSHTSDETVRPLRGEFLKVARTVNNLVDQLAAFTEQVTRVAVEVGTEGKLGGQAQVRGMSGSWKDLTDSVNTMAYRLTAQVRDIALVTTAVAKGDLSRKVTVHVAGEMLQLKNTVNTMVDQLSSFSSEVTRVAREVGTEGELGGQATVPGVAGVWKDLTDSVNTMAGNLTSQVRGIAEVTTAVANGDLTQKVTVSARGEVAQLAETINQMTETLRTFADEVTRVASEVGGEGLLGGQAQVPGAAGTWKDLTDSVNTVFRNLTTQVRDIAQVTTAVASGDMTQKVTVDVAGEMLELKNTVNTMVDQLQSFGSEVTRVAREVGVEGRLGGQAEVPGAAGTWKDLTDSVNTAFRNLTGQVRDIAQVTTAVANGDLSQKVTVDVAGEMLELKNTVNTMVAQLSNFADQVTRMARDVGTEGRLGGQARVDGVSGTWKELTDSVNFMAGNLTSQVRQIAQVTTAVARGDLSQKIDVDARGEILELKNTINTMVDQLSAFADQVTRVAREVGTDGRLGGQAQVPGVAGVWRDLTDSVNGMAGNLTAQVRNIAQVATAVARGDLSQKIDVDARGEILELKNTLNTMVDQLSNFAEQVTRVAREVGTEGMLGGQAEVQGVSGTWKDLTQSVNGMANNLTLQVRNIAEVTTAVAKGDLSKKITVDAKGEILELVTTVNTMVDQLLNFADEVTRVAREVGTEGILGGQARVRGATGIWKDLSENVNLMANNLTSQVRNISRVSSAVANGDLTKKVTVEARGEVAELADTVNTMVTTLSSFADEVTRVAREVGTEGELGGQARVPGVSGTWKDLTESVNSMASNLTGQVRQIATVTTAIAKGDLTKKIDIDARGEILELKNTINTMVDQLSSFAEQVTRVAREVGTEGQLGGQARVRDVDGTWRDLTESVNEMAGNLTRQVRAIAAVATAVTRGDLNLKIDVDAAGEIQVLQDNINTMIANLRDTTLANKEQDWLKGNLARISGLMQGRRDLDDVASLIMSELTPVVSAQHGAFFLAMTTGDTDEVGVDGDDDTSYELRMRGSYGYSAGSMPTSFRPGETLIGTAAEEKRTIQVDNVPPGYLKISSGLGEAPPAHVIVLPVLFEGKVLGVIELASFQPFTHIQRDFLNQLAEMIATSVNTISVNTKTEKLLEQSQELTEQLRDRSQELENRQKALQASNAELEEKAELLAQQNRDIEVKNTEIEEARQVLEERAEQLAVSMRYKSEFLANMSHELRTPLNSLLILAKLLADNAEGNLSPKQVEFAETIHGAGSDLLQLINDILDLSKVEAGKMDVSPTRIALVQLVDYVEATFRPLTAEKGLDFSVRVSPELPATLHTDEQRLLQVLRNLLSNAVKFTDSGAVELVIRPAGADVPDSIREHLLEAGSLREADGDLIAFSVTDTGIGIASSKMLVIFEAFKQADGTTSRKYGGTGLGLSISREIARLLGGEIHAASEPGRGSTFTLYLPLHPSELPPQGYPQTGPGQAEVRAGATEALHLEASRRGTELPLGDPGNSAGVFRRRRKALGAAAQRPAPANGRAGAGQEGVTPEEWVQSVPEEQESRRTFRFRGEKVLIVDDDIRNVFALTSVLEQHGLTVLYAENGREGIEVLEQHDDVTIVLMDIMMPEMDGYATTTAIRRMPQFAGLPIVALTAKAMKGDREKAIDCGASDYVTKPVDSDHLLSVMERWMSGE; from the coding sequence GTGAGAAAACAGCGCAATGGGACCATCGACGTGGATGCGGCAGCTCTGAACAGACTGCTTGCGGCTCTCGTGGCGATGCGCGACGGCAACTTCCGCAGGCGGCTGACCGTCTCCGGTGACGGCGTGCTCACGGAGATCGCCGCCGTCTTCAACGAGGTGGCCGACCGCAACCTTCACCTGACGGGCGAACTCGCCCGGGTACGGCGGATGGTCGGACGGGAGGGAAAGCTCACCGAGCGGCTGGAGACCGGCGCCTGCGAGGGTTCCTGGGCCGCCGCGATCGACGCCTCCAACGAGCTCGTCGACGATCTGTCGCGACCGGTGTCCGAGGTCGGGCGGGTGCTCTCCGCAGTGGCCGACGGTGACCTCGAGCAGCGGATGGAACTGCGGTCGCACACGTCCGACGAGACGGTGAGGCCGCTGCGCGGCGAGTTCCTGAAGGTCGCGCGCACGGTCAACAACCTCGTCGACCAGCTGGCGGCCTTCACCGAGCAGGTGACGCGGGTGGCGGTCGAGGTGGGGACCGAGGGCAAGCTGGGCGGTCAGGCCCAGGTGCGCGGCATGTCCGGGTCGTGGAAGGACCTCACGGACTCCGTGAACACCATGGCGTACCGGCTCACCGCTCAGGTCCGCGACATCGCCCTGGTGACGACGGCGGTCGCCAAGGGGGATCTGTCGCGGAAGGTCACCGTCCATGTGGCCGGCGAGATGCTGCAGCTGAAGAACACCGTCAACACGATGGTCGACCAGCTGTCCTCGTTCTCCTCCGAGGTGACCCGGGTCGCCCGCGAGGTGGGCACGGAGGGCGAGCTGGGCGGCCAGGCCACGGTTCCCGGGGTGGCAGGCGTCTGGAAGGACCTCACCGACTCCGTCAACACGATGGCGGGGAACCTGACCTCCCAGGTGCGCGGTATCGCCGAGGTGACGACGGCGGTCGCCAACGGCGACCTGACCCAGAAGGTCACGGTGAGCGCGCGCGGAGAGGTCGCGCAGCTCGCCGAGACGATCAACCAGATGACCGAGACGCTGCGCACCTTCGCCGACGAGGTGACACGGGTGGCGAGCGAGGTCGGTGGCGAGGGTCTGCTCGGCGGCCAGGCGCAGGTGCCGGGTGCGGCGGGCACGTGGAAGGACCTCACCGACTCGGTGAACACGGTCTTCCGCAACCTCACGACCCAGGTGCGCGACATCGCGCAGGTGACCACGGCCGTGGCCAGTGGTGACATGACGCAGAAGGTCACCGTCGACGTGGCCGGCGAGATGCTCGAGCTGAAGAACACCGTCAACACGATGGTGGACCAGCTCCAGTCCTTCGGCTCGGAGGTGACCCGGGTCGCCCGGGAGGTCGGCGTCGAAGGCCGGCTGGGCGGCCAGGCCGAGGTGCCGGGCGCGGCGGGGACGTGGAAGGACCTCACCGACTCGGTGAACACCGCCTTCCGCAACCTGACGGGACAGGTGCGCGACATCGCGCAGGTGACCACCGCGGTCGCCAACGGTGACCTGTCGCAGAAGGTCACCGTCGACGTGGCCGGCGAGATGCTGGAGCTGAAGAACACCGTCAACACGATGGTGGCGCAGCTGTCCAACTTCGCCGACCAGGTGACCCGCATGGCGCGTGACGTGGGCACGGAGGGCCGCCTCGGCGGCCAGGCCCGCGTCGACGGCGTGTCCGGCACGTGGAAGGAGCTCACCGACTCCGTCAACTTCATGGCGGGGAACCTGACCTCCCAGGTGCGTCAGATCGCCCAGGTGACCACGGCGGTGGCGCGGGGCGACCTGTCGCAGAAGATCGACGTGGACGCCCGGGGCGAGATCCTGGAGCTGAAGAACACCATCAACACGATGGTCGACCAGTTGTCCGCCTTCGCCGACCAGGTGACCCGGGTCGCCCGCGAGGTGGGCACGGACGGACGGCTCGGCGGCCAGGCGCAGGTGCCGGGTGTGGCCGGCGTGTGGCGCGATCTGACCGACTCCGTGAACGGCATGGCGGGCAACCTCACCGCGCAGGTCCGCAACATCGCGCAGGTCGCGACGGCGGTGGCGCGGGGTGACCTGTCGCAGAAGATCGACGTGGACGCCCGGGGCGAGATCCTGGAGCTGAAGAACACGCTCAACACGATGGTCGACCAGCTCTCGAACTTCGCCGAGCAGGTGACCCGGGTCGCCCGTGAGGTGGGCACGGAAGGCATGCTGGGCGGCCAGGCGGAGGTGCAGGGCGTCTCCGGTACGTGGAAGGACCTCACCCAGTCCGTCAACGGCATGGCGAACAACCTGACCCTCCAGGTACGCAACATCGCCGAGGTGACCACCGCGGTCGCCAAGGGTGACCTGTCCAAGAAGATCACCGTCGACGCCAAGGGCGAGATCCTCGAACTGGTGACGACCGTCAACACGATGGTCGACCAGCTGCTGAACTTCGCGGACGAGGTGACGCGCGTCGCCCGTGAGGTGGGTACCGAGGGCATCCTCGGAGGCCAGGCTCGGGTGCGCGGTGCGACGGGCATCTGGAAGGACCTCAGCGAGAACGTCAACCTGATGGCCAACAACCTGACCAGCCAGGTGCGCAACATCTCCCGGGTCTCGTCCGCGGTCGCCAACGGCGACCTGACGAAGAAGGTCACCGTCGAGGCGCGGGGCGAGGTCGCCGAACTCGCCGACACCGTCAACACGATGGTGACGACCCTGTCGTCGTTCGCCGACGAGGTCACCCGGGTGGCGCGCGAGGTGGGTACCGAGGGCGAGCTGGGCGGCCAGGCGCGGGTTCCGGGCGTCTCCGGCACCTGGAAGGACCTCACCGAGTCGGTGAACTCGATGGCGTCCAACCTGACCGGTCAGGTGCGTCAGATCGCCACGGTCACCACGGCCATCGCCAAGGGTGATCTCACGAAGAAGATCGACATCGACGCGCGCGGCGAGATCCTGGAGCTGAAGAACACCATCAACACGATGGTCGACCAGCTCTCCTCGTTCGCCGAGCAGGTGACCCGGGTGGCCCGGGAAGTGGGTACCGAGGGCCAGCTGGGCGGACAGGCCCGGGTGCGGGACGTCGACGGGACGTGGCGCGACCTCACCGAATCGGTCAACGAGATGGCGGGGAACCTGACGCGTCAGGTGCGTGCCATCGCCGCGGTCGCCACCGCGGTGACCAGGGGCGACCTGAACCTCAAGATCGACGTCGACGCGGCCGGCGAGATCCAGGTGCTGCAGGACAACATCAACACGATGATCGCCAACCTGCGCGACACCACCCTCGCCAACAAGGAGCAGGACTGGCTCAAGGGCAACCTCGCCCGGATCTCCGGCCTGATGCAGGGCCGCCGCGACCTGGACGACGTCGCCTCGCTGATCATGAGCGAGCTGACCCCGGTCGTCTCGGCCCAGCACGGCGCCTTCTTCCTGGCCATGACCACGGGGGACACCGACGAGGTGGGGGTCGACGGGGACGACGACACTTCCTACGAGCTTCGTATGCGGGGGAGTTACGGCTACTCGGCGGGCTCGATGCCGACGTCGTTCCGGCCCGGGGAGACGCTCATCGGGACGGCGGCCGAGGAGAAGCGGACGATCCAGGTGGACAACGTTCCGCCGGGATACCTGAAGATCTCCTCCGGCCTGGGCGAGGCGCCGCCCGCACATGTGATCGTGCTGCCGGTGCTCTTCGAGGGCAAGGTCCTCGGAGTCATCGAGCTCGCCTCGTTCCAGCCGTTCACGCACATCCAGCGCGACTTCCTCAACCAGCTCGCCGAGATGATCGCGACGAGCGTCAACACCATCAGCGTCAACACGAAGACCGAGAAGCTCCTCGAGCAGTCCCAGGAGCTCACCGAGCAGCTGCGCGACCGCTCCCAGGAGCTGGAGAACCGGCAGAAGGCGCTCCAGGCCTCCAACGCCGAACTCGAGGAGAAGGCCGAGCTGCTGGCGCAGCAGAACCGCGACATCGAGGTGAAGAACACCGAGATCGAGGAGGCGCGGCAGGTCCTCGAGGAGCGGGCCGAGCAGCTGGCGGTCTCGATGCGCTACAAGTCCGAGTTCCTGGCCAACATGTCGCACGAGCTGCGTACCCCGCTGAACTCGCTGCTCATCCTGGCCAAGCTGCTCGCCGACAACGCCGAGGGCAACCTGTCGCCGAAGCAGGTGGAGTTCGCCGAGACGATCCACGGGGCGGGGTCCGACCTGCTCCAGTTGATCAACGACATCCTCGACCTGTCCAAGGTCGAGGCGGGGAAAATGGACGTCAGCCCGACCCGGATCGCCCTCGTCCAGCTGGTCGACTACGTCGAGGCGACGTTCCGGCCGCTCACCGCGGAGAAGGGGCTCGACTTCTCCGTACGGGTGTCCCCGGAACTGCCCGCCACCTTGCACACGGACGAACAGCGCCTGCTCCAGGTGTTGCGCAACCTGCTGTCCAACGCGGTGAAGTTCACCGACAGCGGGGCGGTGGAGCTGGTGATCCGGCCGGCCGGCGCGGACGTGCCCGACTCCATCAGGGAGCATCTGCTGGAGGCCGGCTCGTTGCGTGAGGCCGACGGGGACCTGATCGCCTTCTCGGTCACCGACACCGGGATCGGCATCGCGTCCAGCAAGATGCTGGTGATCTTCGAGGCCTTCAAGCAGGCGGACGGCACGACGAGTCGCAAGTACGGCGGCACGGGCCTCGGCCTCTCCATCAGCCGGGAGATCGCCCGGCTGCTGGGCGGTGAGATCCACGCGGCGAGCGAACCGGGACGCGGTTCGACGTTCACGCTGTACCTGCCGCTGCACCCGAGCGAACTGCCGCCCCAGGGATACCCGCAGACAGGGCCCGGCCAGGCGGAGGTTCGCGCGGGCGCCACCGAGGCGCTGCACCTGGAGGCCTCCCGGCGCGGTACGGAGCTGCCGTTGGGTGACCCGGGCAACTCCGCCGGGGTGTTCAGGCGCCGGCGCAAGGCGCTGGGCGCAGCGGCGCAGCGGCCCGCCCCGGCGAACGGCAGGGCGGGAGCGGGACAGGAGGGTGTCACTCCCGAGGAGTGGGTGCAGAGCGTCCCGGAGGAGCAGGAGTCCCGCAGGACGTTCCGCTTCCGCGGGGAGAAGGTGCTGATCGTCGACGACGACATCCGCAACGTCTTCGCCCTCACCAGCGTGCTGGAGCAGCACGGGCTGACGGTGCTGTATGCGGAGAACGGCCGCGAGGGCATCGAAGTCCTGGAGCAGCACGACGATGTGACGATCGTCCTGATGGACATCATGATGCCCGAGATGGACGGATACGCCACGACCACGGCCATCCGCAGGATGCCGCAGTTCGCCGGACTGCCGATCGTGGCGCTGACCGCGAAGGCCATGAAGGGTGATCGCGAGAAGGCGATCGACTGCGGGGCCTCGGACTACGTGACCAAGCCCGTCGACTCCGACCACCTGCTGTCGGTGATGGAGCGCTGGATGAGCGGAGAGTGA